The sequence below is a genomic window from Paenibacillus sp. DCT19.
TTTTTGACCGTTAACAGTTTGGATGTTCGCTCGTTAATTAAATCCGTAAACGTTCGCTCAACGGAGATAAATTGCATATACGAAATTACAACCACGGCAGCCAATAATGTAAGCACTGTCAAAAAACTCAACAAAAGTTTCACGCTAATGGATATTCTCTTCATGTCTTTTCCCCCGCCTGCTTAAAATGCCTTGCTAGTCTCCATATGTATTAAGCCTGACTAAATCACCTCTATCCTCCTTTCAGTGCAGAACTGGATAAATAAATTGCGATAATTTAATTTTGTTAGCATACTCACACACAACAATTAGGTCTTTAGTATCAATCTATACTATATTTCATATTTATTGAGACGAATTCGACATTATACTACACAACTTATATCCAAATTTTAAAACTTTGAAACTTTAGACCTAAATAAAAAAGACTTTACTCAGCTTGCCCGGCTGAAATAAAGTCTTTAGTCTTATAAATGAGTGCCAATCATGATCTTAACGGTGGATCAACTCTGGATTTCGCTCAAGAAGTCCGGTGCCGAAAATGTCTCTAAACGGTGAATCTTCCATATGAATGTAGCCAATATAACAACCACATTTCTTCATGCTACAAGGACGGTCTGCCGCCAAAGCTTCTAAACCATCGCGATACAAATGTCCAATGATCCGGCGATCTTTGTAACATCTCTTTACATGTCCTGACCCTTGCACATAAAACACATTAGAACCAGCCGCACAACGCTTGCCCAAGCTGTCATAATCCTGCAGATTACCTTCAAAAAGCGGGTCAATCTGCCGCAAAAACTGAATTTCCTCTGGGGTGTAATACTTGGGGCGATCCTTGAAGGCATTGACCCACATATACACATCGCTCGGTAGATGCTCCCTCATCGATTGAATAGCAGGGAAGGCGCTACGTAATCCCACCGTGCCTACACTGAATCCAATGCTCATTTCTCGCAAAGTCATACACTGTTTCACAAAGGAAGACTCTTTCGTTTCACGCGGATGATATGTTGCCCAGAATGCCGCTTTGTGCTTGTTAAGTTCTCGAGCCCAATCCAGTTTGACAGATAGATTGGTCTGCACAGCAATTTTATCTACATGAGGCATATGGGATAGCTCTACCATCGCTTCACGGTACCAACGCCGAACCAATGCTTCTCCATACGGATTAAAGAAAATGGAAAATTGGTCTCCTGTACCCTCCTGTTCTCTCACCCAGTTTACAAATTGACGTAGTTGCTGTTCGTCCAGCGCCAGCGTCTCTTTGGAATCTACCGTTTTACTGAACGGACAATAGGGGCAGTCGTAGTTACAAGATGACAGCTTGCCGCGATAATATAAGGTGGCTCTCATGAGAATACAAACCCTTCCATTTGTTCACGGATTTCGGATGATATTAACCAATCTCCAATGGCATCCGAGTACCCTAGCCCTTCTTCTGTCAAACGTAAGAATTCCACACCCATTTCCGTCTTAAGCTCCGCCATTCCTTCGGTCAGCAATTCACCAAGCCAGCTGTAATCGGACATCACATTTGTTCCAAATCGCTGATCATAATCCTGTAACGCTAAGCCCTCTCGGTGAAGAAGCGCTTTGAGAATGAATCTCCGCTTCTGCTCCTCATGACTCAGCACAATCCCATAGTCAGCCACATCATATCGCTCCGTAGCCACATAATCTGCTATGATGCTCTGCGTCGCTTTATAACTAACCCCGTACTTCGAAGCATAGTGCACTTCGCTTGTATATGAGCGAGCCCCGCAACCAAGTCCAACCATGCCTTCCTCCTGACAGCTATAAGGTAAAAGTACCTTCGCTCCCGTAGAGGATTGCTCCTTGGCAAATCTGCGCATGGAATACTGCACATATCCGCGATTCTTCAAGGTCTCCCGTGCCGCTCTGTATAGCTCCATCCGAATGTCCGGCCCCTGGCGCTCTATATCATCCGGTTTCACAATCGTATTCTCTCGCGTATAAAGTGGATATATGAAAATCTCACCCGGTTCATATGCAAGGACACGTTCCAGCGAATACAGCCATGATTCAACGGTCTGTCCAGGTAGACCATAGATTAGATCCAGATTCAATAGTGGAAAATCATATTTTGTTAGCTTTTCGAGAGCTCGCTCCACTTCCTGCGGTTTCTGCGGGCGATAGATCGCTGAAGCCTCTGCTTCAATGAAGCTCTGGATACCCATACTCACACGATCGACACTTCGCCCCTTCATAATGGCAAGCTTGGCATCTGTTACCGTATCGGGAGATGTCTCTACTGAGATGGAGGCTTGTTGTGGGTTAAGACCCATCACATTTTCCGCAATATCAAACAGTCGATTTAACTGTACTTCGTTTAATAACGTAGGTGTTCCTCCACCGATAGCAAAACGCGAATAGGGTCTACGCGAAGTGATTGGTGCCCATTGTTTCGCTTGACGCTCCAAGGCATCCACATAGCGCTCATGCGTATCATCTCTCCGATCTGGTAATGTAAACAGGTTGCAGAATCCACAACGTGCTGCACAAAACGGGATGTGCATATACAAAAAATAAGTATCTGTATTCTCACGTTCCCATAACGGTGCGAGTGGCATAGGTGGATCTAGCTCACGATAGGCTGTCTTATGAGGATAAGAGTACAAATACGAACGATACGGCGATGTAAGGACTTCTCTAAGACTTGTAGCTGTATTGGACGACCCGGACTTTACGGAATGACCTGTTGTCATTGTGTAATCTTGACGATTCATCGGTTTCCTCCTATCTCCGGTTAATTTAAAGTACGACTACTGAAAGTCGTACTTTATTGAATATTCACTATATCTATAACACAAATTCACGATACGGCACGTTCCAGACGACGTCATGTGCCAAGCGATGTCCTTGATAGCCATCCTCACCATATGCGGTTCCATGATCGGAAAACGCGAGGCAAAATGTCGGCCTAGAACGTTCTCTCATCGCTTCAAATAACGGTCCGAGCGCTTGATCGACATAACGTAGCGCAGCTCGCTGCGTCTCAATGGAGTCTTCTCTGGCTCCCTC
It includes:
- a CDS encoding STM4011 family radical SAM protein, whose translation is MRATLYYRGKLSSCNYDCPYCPFSKTVDSKETLALDEQQLRQFVNWVREQEGTGDQFSIFFNPYGEALVRRWYREAMVELSHMPHVDKIAVQTNLSVKLDWARELNKHKAAFWATYHPRETKESSFVKQCMTLREMSIGFSVGTVGLRSAFPAIQSMREHLPSDVYMWVNAFKDRPKYYTPEEIQFLRQIDPLFEGNLQDYDSLGKRCAAGSNVFYVQGSGHVKRCYKDRRIIGHLYRDGLEALAADRPCSMKKCGCYIGYIHMEDSPFRDIFGTGLLERNPELIHR
- a CDS encoding STM4012 family radical SAM protein, with product MTTGHSVKSGSSNTATSLREVLTSPYRSYLYSYPHKTAYRELDPPMPLAPLWERENTDTYFLYMHIPFCAARCGFCNLFTLPDRRDDTHERYVDALERQAKQWAPITSRRPYSRFAIGGGTPTLLNEVQLNRLFDIAENVMGLNPQQASISVETSPDTVTDAKLAIMKGRSVDRVSMGIQSFIEAEASAIYRPQKPQEVERALEKLTKYDFPLLNLDLIYGLPGQTVESWLYSLERVLAYEPGEIFIYPLYTRENTIVKPDDIERQGPDIRMELYRAARETLKNRGYVQYSMRRFAKEQSSTGAKVLLPYSCQEEGMVGLGCGARSYTSEVHYASKYGVSYKATQSIIADYVATERYDVADYGIVLSHEEQKRRFILKALLHREGLALQDYDQRFGTNVMSDYSWLGELLTEGMAELKTEMGVEFLRLTEEGLGYSDAIGDWLISSEIREQMEGFVFS